A DNA window from Plasmodium vinckei vinckei genome assembly, chromosome: PVVCY_10 contains the following coding sequences:
- a CDS encoding dynein-associated protein, putative has translation MIDYYYCYTNNKSEIRKECKFSKSKSQIVGRIEPNNELKKKYMYKENINYNGENIKKYSEEYINIESVKLENKFFYHSEGGWTKDIDISEHQNKLKYIKRLDKDINLINSLKYLMSETTKIINKNNCINIYEEYFKDDIKNEEHFKIKSLLVIKDKLRKYNRFVTSIKWANDNTHKIAISYCVNNYQKVLNNTPKNCLLYNLNEINNPYQTLYSKSFIKCLKFNHKNSDLLLAGSYDGTINLWDLRKKNNLCESSSINSSHKNIVNDVTWLQTKTNNQCLSTSSDGLCLIWDIRNLSNHVESFYLNKDPADLSDLFEKSNIVSNNLPGTISAPNPTKNTLDEPTTSKIDTTDDNYYSANYIEWCLEAGPSKILLGTDEGYILSLSKRQSKNLELLQKYGIPNEKHLSAITSIKRVSINLKYFLSTDKWGFNIWSEDIKFPIISNYYNEPIINKGHWIHDSPFFILTRKDGYLDFWNILSNFNEPIIKHKICNSSITEIDAHTNNKYLSLGNEEGDIHILKLGKSFCTNSSENKNALDELLERESKREKNLEYIRKQLNCIKKKKEYLSFSDIQIQDQQVEQTEQIYNSIRQ, from the coding sequence ATGATAGATTACTATTATTGCTATACAAACAATAAAAGTGAAATCAGGAAAGAATGTAAATTCAGTAAATCTAAGAGTCAAATTGTTGGAAGAATAGAACCAAATAAtgaactaaaaaaaaaatacatgtataaagaaaatataaattataatggtgaaaatattaaaaaatatagtgaagaatatattaatattgaaAGTGTAAAATTAGagaataaatttttttatcatagtGAAGGAGGATGGACAAAAGATATTGATATTAGTGAGcatcaaaataaattaaaatatataaaacgattagataaagatataaatttaataaatagttTAAAATATCTTATGAGTGaaacaacaaaaataattaataaaaataattgtataaatatatatgaagaatatttcaaagatgatattaaaaatgaagaacattttaaaattaaatcttTATTAGTAATTAAAGATAAActtagaaaatataatagatTTGTTACATCTATTAAATGGGCAAATGATAATACACATAAAATAGCTATATCTTATTGtgtaaataattatcaaaaggttttaaataatactcCTAAAAATTGTCTATTATATAATcttaatgaaataaataatccTTATCAAACTTTATATTCTAaatcatttataaaatgtttaaaatttaatcataaaaattcaGATCTATTATTAGCAGGTTCCTATGATGGTACTATTAATTTATGGGacttaagaaaaaaaaataatttatgtgAATCATCCTCTATAAATTCAagtcataaaaatattgttaatGATGTTACATGGTTACAAACTAAAACAAACAATCAATGTCTTTCTACATCTAGTGATGGTTTATGCCTAATTTGGGATATTAGAAATCTTTCAAATCATGTTGaatctttttatttaaataaagatcCAGCTGATCTTTCtgatttatttgaaaaatcaaatatCGTTTCAAATAATTTGCCTGGAACAATTTCTGCACCTAATCcaacaaaaaatacattagATGAACCCACTACATCTAAAATAGATACCACTGatgataattattatagtGCAAACTATATTGAATGGTGTTTAGAAGCTGGACcatcaaaaatattacttGGAACAGATGAaggatatattttatcattatcaaaaagacaatcaaaaaatttagaacttctacaaaaatatggaataCCAAATGAAAAACATTTATCTGCTATTACAAGCATAAAAAGAGtttcaataaatttaaaatatttcttatcTACCGATAAATGGGGTTTTAATATATGGTCTGAAGATATTAAATTTCCAATCATctcaaattattataatgaacctataattaataaaggACATTGGATTCATGAttctccattttttattttaacaaGAAAAGATGGCTATTTAGATTTTTGGAATATTCTTTCCAATTTTAATGAACCCATtattaaacataaaatatgtaattcTTCTATAACAGAAATAGATGCAcacacaaataataaatatctaTCTTTAGGAAATGAAGAAGGtgatatacatatattaaaactTGGAAAAAGTTTTTGTACAAATTCaagtgaaaataaaaatgccTTAGATGAATTACTTGAAAGAGAAtcaaaaagagaaaaaaatctAGAATATATTAGAAAACAACTTaattgtattaaaaaaaaaaaagaatactTATCCTTTTCAGATATACAAATCCAAGACCAACAAGTTGAACAAACTGAACAAATTTACAATTCAATTCGTCAGTAA
- a CDS encoding ABC transporter G family member 2, putative — protein MKTQQNKKDLASCYEKISYKFSNVQYSVDNGNLEILHGIRGMILPQKITIIMGPSGSGKTTLLNVLSMQITDGVKGNFLINDQPRTKNLKHHMGYVLQDDYFFANLTVYKTLEFAARIKLKIKNNKQLEDLINSVLNIMDLSHVKHTIVGNAFIRGISGGQRKRLSIATEILSNPPLLFMDEPTSGLDSAAALSLVECMQKMSRFSNTTILSSLHQPSSQIFEKFDKLIAINSGYIIYQGKTTDLNTYLKKIGFICPRGWNIADYLMEILAIKKFEPIYLENYNKYIAFDEKEGYYMDLNSIDNTVIHDDHDNEVKNNEKFENNSNVNDQILSSNNISQQNLDNEMKTLDEDSSKLKSIELLISLDMKKASYMMQHLYLLIRGLKRFVVDELTIIKIIDLSITLTIFGFLWSKAFSDPHRVLDSMGAIFFIIAYWTYYPAYLSLYAFPSERVIIAKERNVKTYQVSNYFLSQALAEFIFFFCLIAVWSIFSHIALYGSFKFDVYIGFVFVITLNALISSSLGYFVSTLFDNLSRAVSLVSVTLLTMTLSNGFYVEVAKLKPPVKYLQWLSFQTYTASALAKIKFSELFIECLPNDMSLECQNINQIPGNMVIKQRFANIQIYISIFILLAFYLTIKTWTYISLRWSNALRMK, from the coding sequence ATGAAGAcacaacaaaataaaaaagatttGGCATCATGCtatgaaaaaatttcttataaattttcaaatgtACAATATTCAGTTGATAATGGAAACTTAGAAATATTACATGGAATTAGGGGAATGATACTCccacaaaaaataacaattatAATGGGACCAAGTGGAAGCGGAAAAACAACATTGTTAAATGTTTTATCAATGCAAATAACAGATGGGGTTAAAGGaaactttttaattaatgatCAACCtagaacaaaaaatttaaaacatcATATGGGATATGTATTACAAgatgattatttttttgcaaaTTTAACAGTATATAAAACTTTAGAATTTGCAGCtagaataaaattaaaaataaaaaataacaaacaATTAGAagatttaattaattctgttttaaatattatggaTTTATCACATGTTAAGCATACAATAGTTGGAAATGCATTTATAAGAGGTATAAGTGGTGGGCAAAGAAAAAGATTATCTATAGCCACTGAAATATTATCTAACCCacctttattatttatggaTGAACCAACTAGCGGTTTAGATTCTGCAGCAGCCCTATCGCTAGTTGAATGCATGCAAAAAATGTCTAGATTTTCAAATACTACTATTTTATCGTCTTTACATCAACCTAGCAGTCAAATCTTTGAAAAATTTGACAAATTAATTGCTATCAATAGTGGttacataatatatcagGGTAAAACTACTGATTTAAAtacttatttaaaaaaaatcggTTTTATATGTCCACGTGGTTGGAATATAGCTGACTATTTAATGGAAATACTGGCtatcaaaaaatttgaacctatatatttagagaattataataaatatatagcatTTGATGAAAAAGAAGGATATTACATGGATTTAAATTCAATTGATAATACAGTGATTCATGATGATCATGATAatgaagtaaaaaataatgaaaaattcgAAAATAATTCTAATGTAAATGATCAAATTTTATCgtcaaataatatttcccAACAAAATTTAGATAATGAAATGAAAACCCTAGATGAAGATTCAAGCAAATTAAAGTCTATTGAATTGCTAATTTCACTTGATATGAAAAAAGCTTCATACATGATGCAAcatctatatttattaattagaGGATTAAAAAGATTTGTAGTAGATGAATTaactattataaaaataatagattTATCTATCACATTAACTATATTTGGATTCTTATGGTCAAAAGCCTTTTCAGATCCACATCGAGTTTTAGATTCGATGGgtgctattttttttattatagcTTATTGGACATATTATCCAGCAtatttatctttatatgcatttcCTTCTGAAAGAGTTATAATTGCTAAAGAAAGAAATGTTAAAACTTATCAAGTtagtaattattttttgtcacAAGCATTAGctgaatttatattttttttttgtttaatcGCTGTATGGAGTATATTTTCACATATAGCATTATATGGCTCATTCAAGTTTGATGTATATATTGGCTTTGTATTTGTTATTACATTAAATGCCTTAATAAGTAGTTCTTTAGGATATTTTGTATCAACATTATTTGACAATTTAAGTAGAGCTGTTAGTTTAGTATCTGTTACACTTTTAACGATGACCTTATCAAATGGTTTCTATGTTGAAGTTGCAAAATTAAAACCTCctgtaaaatatttgcaATGGCTTTCTTTTCAAACATATACAGCTTCAGCCTTAGCCAAAATCAAATTTAGTGAACTATTTATAGAATGTCTACCTAATGATATGTCACTTGAAtgtcaaaatataaatcaaatTCCAGGAAATATGGTTATCAAACAAAGATTTgcaaatatacaaatttatatatccatatttattttactcGCTTTTTATCTTACTATTAAGACATGGACATATATTTCTCTTAGATGGTCTAACGCACTGAGAATGAAATAA